One region of Clostridiales bacterium genomic DNA includes:
- a CDS encoding ComEC/Rec2 family competence protein, which produces MNTPINFRAFLIVALSVTAAVFCVYAYAFSRAVGIVLGCILLCAICAELAVSILKFRREKVRLRVVLAFALALIASTSAFSVGCANINAWARSQEQGGSQAVIGRVCYVDVRSGEYRVDLDELTLGGTKADGVLRLSFDPDISAIAESITMGDRIAFGANVKINELYEDGEINGSAYRSDIRYYATITDDNVSIMRGNPKPLERFLQALHGLYLDNMGEKYGNIAFSMITGDKHSLDGDITDYFSAAGLGHIMAVSGLHIGFLTIVLNLVLCKVGKKIRLPIIGAVLLAYTVMADFSPSVVRAVVMAFASSVALIVGGRHDILSSLLCAFSLILAVKPLYLFEAGFLLSFGAILGIAMFANMIGRALRRHGANNKVSSAISASVSVSVGILPAEVYFFNQFQLTAVLANMILLPYVSVVFISIFVLTPIAAIPGCGAVLIACKYLLIPLDYISFGLAQIPYGVLYIKSRAAVFACYPVMFGASDFFMLKKGKAASIIYAAVVCIAIIAVCAV; this is translated from the coding sequence ATGAATACGCCCATAAATTTCAGAGCTTTTTTAATAGTAGCGTTATCGGTGACGGCGGCGGTGTTTTGCGTATATGCGTACGCGTTCAGCCGTGCTGTCGGCATTGTTTTGGGTTGTATTTTGCTGTGCGCGATTTGTGCCGAGCTTGCGGTATCTATATTGAAATTCCGCCGCGAAAAGGTCAGGCTTCGCGTTGTTTTGGCGTTCGCGCTTGCACTCATAGCAAGTACGAGCGCGTTTTCGGTCGGTTGCGCCAATATAAACGCGTGGGCGCGTTCTCAAGAACAGGGCGGAAGTCAAGCTGTTATCGGCAGGGTGTGCTATGTCGACGTAAGGTCGGGCGAGTACCGCGTGGACTTAGACGAGCTTACGCTCGGCGGCACAAAGGCGGACGGCGTTTTGCGGCTAAGCTTCGATCCCGATATTTCGGCGATCGCCGAATCGATAACGATGGGCGATAGGATAGCGTTCGGCGCAAACGTTAAGATCAATGAGCTTTACGAGGACGGTGAGATAAACGGTTCCGCGTATCGCTCCGACATAAGATACTATGCGACGATCACCGATGATAACGTATCGATCATGCGCGGCAATCCCAAACCACTCGAAAGGTTTTTGCAGGCGTTGCACGGCTTATATCTTGACAATATGGGTGAAAAGTATGGAAATATCGCGTTTTCCATGATTACGGGCGATAAACATTCGCTCGATGGCGATATTACCGATTACTTTTCGGCGGCAGGCCTCGGGCATATCATGGCGGTATCGGGCTTGCATATAGGATTCTTGACGATAGTTCTTAACCTCGTTTTATGCAAAGTCGGTAAGAAAATTCGACTGCCGATAATAGGCGCGGTACTTTTGGCGTACACGGTAATGGCTGATTTTTCTCCGTCGGTCGTGCGGGCCGTAGTAATGGCGTTTGCGTCGAGCGTCGCGCTGATAGTAGGTGGACGGCACGATATTTTGTCGTCGCTCTTGTGCGCGTTCTCGCTTATTCTGGCGGTAAAACCGCTGTACTTGTTCGAAGCCGGGTTTTTGCTCAGCTTCGGCGCGATATTGGGTATAGCCATGTTTGCCAATATGATAGGGCGTGCGTTGAGAAGGCACGGCGCGAACAACAAGGTGTCAAGCGCGATAAGCGCGTCGGTATCGGTGTCTGTGGGAATACTTCCCGCCGAAGTGTATTTCTTCAATCAATTCCAATTGACGGCGGTGCTTGCGAACATGATATTACTGCCGTACGTTTCGGTCGTTTTCATATCGATATTCGTGCTAACGCCCATTGCCGCTATACCGGGTTGTGGCGCAGTTCTTATAGCGTGCAAGTATCTTCTTATACCGCTCGACTATATTTCATTCGGTTTAGCTCAGATCCCTTACGGTGTTTTGTATATTAAATCGCGTGCCGCCGTATTCGCGTGCTATCCCGTAATGTTCGGCGCGAGCGACTTCTTTATGCTCAAAAAGGGTAAAGCCGCGTCGATTATTTACGCGGCTGTCGTTTGCATTGCTATAATAGCGGTGTGTGCGGTTTAG